The DNA segment TTTATGACAAATACTGAAATATACACCAAAATCATCCATAAATAACACGGAtgatatataaatacataaaCATCACTACAAGATGAATCATTTCAAGTAAAATTTGCATTGTTTGTATGGGGTTGTGTATAGTTTCGGATTGGTTGATAAAATGCTCTTCGTACCACCAGTTCTCTCGCTATTGACAGGGAAGCAACTGGAATACAGATAATATTATCAGAGACGAGGATCCCAAGTAGTAGTTCTGTTGATATATTCCAGAGGGTGTCGTAATCatgaaattgcaaaaaaatgGCTTCTATGGATCAACATGACACAAAATCGAAATATTGTTTGTACAAATCCCTTGTTAAGACGGATCAACAGGTAGAGCACTAACTTAATCAATTGACTACACTATGACTTCGtatgatgataaattagaCGCCTCGTTGGATTTGATGAGACGGTTGGATCCAAAGAATATAACCAAGAATTTGAACGATATATGTACGCTTATTCAAAACGATGGTTCTGAAACTAGTGAAGAATTGACCCAGGATTTGTTATCGTCGGTAGATGTTCCATTACGCACACAAAAGTGTGATGAAACAGGCAAAGAATACTTGTGCTGTGATTACAATAGAGACGGTGACTCGTACAGATCTCCATGGTCGAATAAATATTTCCCAGTAGTGGCACAAGATTCGGATGAATTACCACCTCCATTTCCATCGAACATTTTAAGAGAATTAGAAGTCAAGGCCAACGACAGCTTTGATATTTACCGTGACTTGTATTATGAGGGAGCGGGTACTTCGTCAGTGTATTTCTGGGACacaaatgaagaagatgacgaGCAAGAAACTTTAGACAACGGGTTTGCGGGTGTTGTCTTGTTCAAGAAGGAAACAGAAGATGGATCAGGTAAATGGGACTCAATTCATGTGATCGAAGTTATCCCAGAAGCATCAAGCAATGCAACATACAAGGTAACATCGTCGGTTATACTTGACTTGCAAAACAAAAAGCTGTCATCATTGTCCCTTGCAGGTAGTTTAACAAGACAGTTGGAATTGACACAATCCTTAAGCTTAGACTCAGCTTTAAATGTAGAGACAGCccatttaataaatttggGTACCTTGATCGAGAAGTCGGAGTATAATTTGAGAAACTTATTGCAAGATGTGTATTTCGACAAGTTGAGGGATATCGTAATGAAGGATTTAAGATCAGTTGGCGATCTTAGTGGCAAAGAATCAGATGACAAGAGACAATCAGAATTAGTTAAGGGGTTACAAAGCTTATAGTGTAGCACGATTTGTGTTATGCATATATTGgtataaaattttcttatcGGCTCGTGAATAGTTtcataatttaaataaataaatagtTCTATAGAGAATCGAATAGAACAGTTGATTCCGTTAGCATTTCGTGTCTTCATTAGTCATTTTTGCTTTTATCGTGGTCTACGGCCGCTCTGTCTTCATTGGCCGTATTATGAACAAATGTATAATCTAGATCTGAATCCTCATTTTTATCGAGGCTTACTGTAGATCCGGTATCCAAATTATATACTGTGAGATCgttaatttctttttggTCGTTACTGTTTGAGAAGCCCAGTGGTCCCTTAGTTACATGGCTTCTGGATTCAGGTACATCTTCGTCCGCTAGTGATGATAGTACATTAGTCTTGACATCGTTAACAAATGACCAGATCGAAGATGAGACTGCTTGAATCATGTCATCTGAATTCATATGACTCTCCGTTGGGACTACACCATCAGGCTTATCTTTTGATGCGCCCGAAGTAGATTGCTGGGCAAAATATCgatctaattcatcattagaTTGTTTCCCAGTAACTGATTtcgattttgaatttaaaggAGAAGATATCGAGCCCAAGCTGGACGTTGAATCCTCTGAATGTCTTGATTTATGTGAATCCATAGTTTTATCTGAACCCTCTTGATTTTTCTGTGGAATCATAGATTTCTCGAATTCATGTTGTAGCATTGAGTCAAATTGCTGTATTAGATTCAACGGTTTCGATAGATTGCTCCATAACGTAGAGTCTCTTCTGGATTGTTTATCTGTATTTTGCGATAATTGCTGGGACAGTAGGACTGGAGGTACACCGCttgatgacgaagataaAGTTCTTCTTCTACTTCTGTTTTTGGTACTTGCTATCGCTTCTTCTCGAGGATTACTATTCTGTCTTTGTGGTCTTGTGACAAATCCATTCGACAGTGTCTCTTTTTTCAGTTTTGAGCTCGAcgaattcaattctttgtaTAATGACCTCTGTATGACTTCTCGTAAACTATGCAACTCGTTTTCGTTTCTCTGCAATTTGGAAGTTAGGTTTCCTATACTATCTTTTATTTCTACTATGCTCATTTCCTTTAACGCAAGTAACCTTAACTGATCGTCTATGTCCAATCCCATGAGTTGTTCTGTCAGTGGTAATGGAAGGTCATactttaattcttctgaaGCTGTTGGAATTGGTGAATCCGGGATGGTAGAACTAGGCGATGATTCGGCAAGCTGAGGTAAATGTAAATTTTTTGCATCATATGATGCCGTTTTCCTATGTCCACCCTTCAGAGAAGGAGGAGTTTGGCCCGTAGCTAAAGGAGATATAGCAACGTTAAAATTTATCCCCTTGGATCTTGTAGAATTGGACCGTCTAATGGATGGTGTTATTTGtttatcatctttattgaatgtGTCAGAACCTAGCGTTAATGTCTGCTTGACTGGAGAAGGAGTTGTAACGCATAAACCTGGATCAACCGCGTCAGATGATGTTGATCCATTCATATTTAAGTATTTAGTAAATAAATATCCTGATCCCTTTCCgtgttgatgatttttGAATGTGAATATCGCGTATCTATTTCTAAAAAGATTAAAGCCATAAAATAAATCAGCATTATTGGTGTGTATTTGTCAAAGTATCAATGAACAGGCTAGATCCATCAATTCAGAAATGGGCCAAATGGGTTATAATCTTGTTGCTTGCAAGAATTCCTAAACCTTTACAATGGTCAAGTTTCTTATCATTGAATCCGCTTATACGTCGGATAGTCACTATGAACTATGAACTGATTGCAAAGAAAACGCAGTCTGAAAATGCTAAGAAGCATATCGCTAAGGTTTCTAATATTGCAACTTGTTGCTTTTTGTACTTTGCTGTTGCTGATAATGCTAAAATACCTAAAGATTACTTATCGATCTATATATTGCTCAACtatattgttaatttaAACCCTCCTTCAGCCGAGAACATAAGTTTATCCAGATTTTCACGGTTTACGAAGATAGATACATATTCGAAGACGTTAAGGACATTATATTCGAATAAAGAGTATGTAATCTATCCAATGATCTTCGGTCAAATATTATCTAATTACTTGACACCGACAAGATACAAGTTGAACCAAAGATACTTGTCAGGTTATTTGAAGACCATGATCTTGAATCCGATTTGGATTAACTTTTCACTTGGTGTTAAATCGCACAGGATAAACTGGCTAGGCTTAATCATGACATACGTGCAACATAATGTAATGGCGTACTTGTTCTTTGGATTAATGTCGTTTAAAAGTAGGTTTTTGGACCACttttatgaattaaaaCATGGCATTTTCCTCAATGGCGAAGCAGGAACAACAATATCTGGGATTGttaagaattatttaaccTATGCCGGCCATAGAGCTAATTCATTGATtaactttatttatttaccGAACTTAATATCCATGTTGCTAATCTCTTTAACATCTCCATTGCTAGTATATTTACGGAACCCGTCTCATCCTGCTACTAACAGATGGTATTTCTCACATGTTAAATTGTTCTTTAAAAGTTATACGAAAGTGATAGGGTTTGTGGCAGGAATCGTCACTCTTTATATTAATTCCGCAAACTTTATACCTGACTATGGATATAAATTAGAAGTCTCTGATGATACAACAGAATCCACCAATATTCGCCATATTTCCAAAGGttttatcaacaatttgaGTTCGTATTTGTTCCGTCTTATTTTATTGTCCAAGTGGAGGGTAGTTAAGGAAAACCACCCTCAATTCagattattaaaattgaagagtTGGAATAAACTTGAAGCAGCATTGATGTGCATTGGAGTCTTCaagttgatgaatttgaatgacTTTTTAGCGAGAAATGTGCATGGCGAACAGagaaagaaatatgaaaagtTGCAGCAAGAGACTTTACCTAGATTGATCAATAAAGTCATGTAGTAACGGGAGACATTATTTACTCATTTTATTTGTTCGTActcaatatatattttaatatgaAGACTAATAATTACAAGTAAATCAAGAAACTATTTTGTGCCAAAGACACAGAAATCTACACAGAAAACTCTAATACTAATAGCCACCAGCACCTGGAGCATTTTCCTTTCCCTTTAATTTACCTAATAACTTCTTGAATCTGGTCTTATCTCTATTACCATCATCTGGCAATTCACCGACTTCTTCAACTAACTCATTGACTCTATCCCATAAGGTGCCATTCTTCAAAAAGCCATCTCTCTTCTCTaagaattcttcttgttcctTCAAAATGTCTTTCGAATGTTTCTCTTTTTTGTTGTTATAGTTTTCGTAAAAGTCATCAATTGTTTCTTGAGCCTTGGAAATAATTccttccttcttcttcgaattAGCATCTTCTCTTTCagaaatttccaaatcacGGCGCTCTTTCCATTCTTTTATAGGCTTGGAATCTTCGATAGATTTACTTGCGTCGCTGGAAAATCCGGTATTGTTATCGTCTTCGAATCCTTTATCTTCTGTttcactttcttcttcttcatcagcCTTAGTATCTTCGACATCTGGAAATTGttctttgaaatcatttatttcatcGTCACTTCCTTCCAAAGCATCTTTATCGTCCTCAGTCTTGAATTCATCACCAAGAAGTTCCTTTTCACGAGATAAGAAATCACTTTCTCCAACGTCCTCGGTGGAATCGTTTGTTGGTACTTCGTTATCTATAGAATCCAAAGCTGGAAATTTGTCGGCCATTGCTATGagatttcaataatttatacttataattgatgattatttacTTGATGTTATTTCGTGTCGTTAACTTTCGACTTTGGGGGTTGATTTGATCAACCAAAAATTGACACAAAATCTATATGACACAAAAATGCTCAATCATATATACTTCGATATCATTTACCTAAACTTGGTTACATTGATGTTAATTGTATTATTCTTCTATATTCAGAGGGCTAATATGTTATTTTAACCTTGGAGGAAAGAACTATACAAAAATTTCCTTGTTTATACTATAAATACGCACGGATGTGTCGTTACTTGCGACACCAAGcatcaaattcttgttgttgTCATGCAATTTGTTACTAAAGCTTAACTTAGCAACTCTACTGGCGGGTGTTAATGTAGAATCAAACTTCAAGTTTAATTTGAAATGTTTCTCTGGTTCATTGAGATCCACActaaacaaagaaatatcacCATTCTCAAAACCAACTGCAAGCAGTATCTTAGTATCGAGCAAGCCAGATCTGTAGCAGGAAACAGATGTAACGGCATCCTGCAACTTGATAGCCGAGATGGCTTCTACTTTATCCTTTACTTGccataatttaatttgtttgTCACGGGAAGCGGTAACGACGAAATTGCCGTACGGGTTAGAAGGGGCCCAAGAACAATCCCAAATGATTCTGCTGTGTGCCTTTGCATTAAGTTCAAGAAGCTCGAACTTACCTGCCTTCTCGTTAACTATTTTCCATAACGAGAATTGTCTATCACGCGAAACAGACATTAAGAACTGGCCATCAGGAGAAAACTCTAAACTTGTGACTGTTAAGTTATGGCCTTCTAATACTTGTGCACATTGCTGGTATTCTTCTGCAACATTGAAAACACGAATGACTGAATGTCTTGCATTATTAGATTTACAGGCTGATGCAATCAATGAACCAGACGGAGATGTAGCACAACAGGTTATTTCGTATCCATGAccatataatttttctatttctgGGAACAAAGTGTATCTCTGTAAATGATCCTCTAATGGAGGAGATGTTAAGGATTCTAGAATATCCTCTTTCGGTGTGTTTGCTTCGGCATTTTCTTCCATGTCTTGCTGTTGTTGAGACATATCACCTGCCTCAAGTTGTTCATTAGCAGCCTTATTAGACAAACCTAATACAGGCAACGAGGCAGACTCTGGTAATTCCTCTTGGGATTCACTAGAAACGATATCAATACCGCAGAAGTTGTGTAATAATCTGCTAATAGAATGCGTCATTTCGAAAACCCTTAAAAGCTTTTCATCACCACCAGATACATATTTGGTTGCACTGATGTTATCCAAGCAAATCATATCATAACCATGGATTTGAGGTCTGGCGAATTCATGCCACGTCTTGAAATCCCTGTTTTTTACCCATGGAGCAAATAACCTTGTAGTCTGATCTAACGAAGTCGTACTGAAATACTCACCATTTAAAGACCAGACTAAGTCGGTAACTTCTCTGGTAGGACCAGTTACACCCAAAACAGCTTCCCATGTCCTAGCCTCTTTGTCGACGGTTTTGTATACTCTAAAGGAACCAGTCTTACCATTAGCCAAGATATATTGATGTTGATCATCGCTGAACCATAAACATGACCAGAATCCCCCTGATGCACCAGTAGCGGTGGAAGCACCCTTGATAGACATTTCACCTAATCTATTAACACAACACCAGATACCTGAATCAGTATCCATTTCCCATACCATCAACGCAGTATCTGCACTCGAGGATAATAATTGCAATCTCTTTTCACCAGATTCCTGTTGGTACGATGGGTGCCATTGAAGACCTGTAACCCAGTCATCGTGACCCATAATTAAGGCATCAAAACTGATGGCAGCCCTGGTAGAAGTTCCTACGTTAAATTTGTACTGCTTGTTGAATaaaagaatcaatttcaGTTCATCTTCATCCGAATCGTCGATTTGATCATTCAACTTCAATCTCCATAATCTGATGTATCTGTCTTGCGCCCCACTGGCTAATATGTagtttttgtatttttctTCCGTTACAAAATTAAGACACTTGATCCAATCCTCATGTCCCGTTAATACGGCCGATTGATCAAAATGTGAAAGACTATGGTGATCTGATAACAATGTAAAAGAATAAATGTAGACCATTGGGGTCGTACCTCCCACCGCTAAAACATAACCACCATTCGCATCCACATCTTGTAATGCTAATGTCATCGGATAGAAATTGGACTTCACTTGAAAGCTGTGTATCAAACCCCATTCCTCTGTCTCGTTATTTATTCCCCATAATGCAATATACCCGTCAGCACTCCCTGTGGCAAATATAAATTCGTTGATTACTGATAAACAAGTAATAGAATGGTGGTGGAACTCTAAACTGCTATGGTGACCATATTCATTTCCTTGTCTTTTCCAAACATTCACTTCAAAGTCCTCAGCAGCTGATACTAAATATGGACTATTTGGAATAAACCTTATGCCTGTGATTTCCTTTGTGTGCTTTTTCAACGTACTGTATGTCCCTTTGTTATCTTTGGATAATGGATTCCATAATGcaacattatttgatgCTCCGTATGCTACTAATTGTTCCTTTGCGCAATAGTCGGCAACAAACGATTGTTTGTTTACCCCAGCGAATATAGCTTCTTGTTTAACACAGTCTCCTGACGTCATATCCTCTCTTAGACGCTTTAAACGATTATAATACCATCTGGCCAGTGCTAGTTGTGGATGCTCTTCTCAagtatgaaaaaaaaatctcGGGCTCGGGCCACATAACCAAGATTTATGAACAAAATAACCAGGTCGAAACAAATTGGTTTAAGGATTGATATAAAGACACTAGGAGAGATTACCCGCTTAGAATACAATAATGGTATCAGCGTATGTTAGGATTGAAGATACATAGAGTTTTTAGTTATAAAAATGATAGTACTAACTAAAGAAATAGGCTCATTTTGATACAGAAGGCTACCCCAGAAACGATCGTTCAATTTCACGATCAATTGTCTAACGAGTTACCGACGCTTAAAGGTAAATGGAGCTTCAGTTTTAAGATATTTAGGAATAATCCATATTCTATTGCTCCTGAGTTAGCAGAGACAAGTGTGACATCGTCGGAATCCAAATTTTTGTATACACTAGCACCATCATACCTAGTGGGGTCTTGTATTTCGTTGATTAATAAGAATTCTGCTTGTGTATTCAGTAACGttatagaagaagaatcgGCCGAAATTCTGAATGGATCCGAATTTTCTATTCCGGATAGCCACTTGCATCAAGGGGCCACTACGGGGTTGAACGACACGTTTGACTTTTTTGTGAATCAAAAAATGCAGAGTTTATGGACACAGAAGCAGAACATCAAAGGAGACGGTGGCCAAATATACGAGCTAGAGAATGGAAGTTTAATCATAAGAACCTCGAATGTATTTCTCCATGGTATATTCAAGGGGTTGTTAATTCAAATCGAAGTTGAAAACGAGTCCAGCGAGCATGAAACCAGCTCCTTACTGGAGCCGTTTGAACGTGTTCTTTCGAAATACAATATCCCTCGCGGTAAAATGAGTTGCAATGTTTtagattcaaaattattagacAAATACGGTGACTTGTGCTTGCAGTATTCAGAAATACTCAATTTTTAGCCAATTGACATGAATTTCCACTGTCTGGATGTATAAATAAATGTCTAGAAGCCAGAATAGCAACTTGTTTCAGGAACCTCTTTGAGCAAGGCTGAACACCCCAAGGTTTCAATAGCAGTGCATAGGCCACAGAGATGCGTTTTATTTAAACCAACTCATTATTATAGATTCGAAACATATTTAATGAACAAAAGATTGCTGTGACTATACTCGAGAGTAGCAAATACCTCCAGGACTCTAGTGCTAGCTTATCTTCTATAGATGCAAATACGTATATACATACAAATCATCCTGCATATATATTACATCCAAAAATTTTTTGGTTCTATACGCACAAGAGAGATGAGAtggtattaatattatgGATTGATACTAGTTCAAATTAGTAGAAGATAAGGTATAGAAATAATGGGTAAGAAGCAGAATAACCGTAAAGTTGTGAAGTCACAACGTAAATCGCATCGTgagaaggaagaagaaacattagccaaattacaagaaagaattgatgCTTATGACCCAGTAGTGGATGAAAAGCTGATTTCACAGTTTAGTGACCTTCCAATTTCAGAGGAGACAGCTAGAGGTTTGAAAGAAGCAAGCTTTGCATCATTAACAGATATTCAGAAGAAaacaattccaatttcGTTAAAAGGAGAGGATGTTATGGGTACTGCAAAAACCGGGTCAGGTAAGACTCTTGCGTTTTTAATTCCAACTATTGAGTCTTTGATAAGAAATAAGATTACTGAATACGATGGACTTGCTGCGTTGATCATCTCACCAACTAGGGAGTTAGCAGTGCAGATTTTCGAAGTTTTGGTTAAAATAGGAAAACATAACAATTTTTCTGCTGGTCTTGTTACAGGTGGGAAGGATGTTAAgtatgaaaaagaaagagtttccaaaatgaatatattgGTTGGTACACCAGGTAGAATATCTCAGCATTTGAACGAATCAGTAGGGATGGAGACATCTAATTTACAGGTATTAGTCTTGGATGAGGCCGATAGATGTTTGGATATGGGATTTaagaaacaaattgataatattttggGTCATTTACCTCCAACTAGACAAACCTTGTTATTTTCTGCGACACAATCAGATAGTGTTAAAGACTTGGCAAGATTATCTTTAGCTAATCCAAAAAGAGTTGGTATTTCATCTGACCAAGAATTGTCTGCTACACCAGAAAGTTTGGAACAATATTACATCAAGATTCCATTGGATGAAAAGCTTGATGTCTTATGGTCTTTTATAAAGTCACATTTAAAGAGTAAAATACttgtatttttttcttcgCTGAAACAAGTTCAATATGCGTACGAAACGTTCCGTACCTTACAACCAGGTATATcgttattaaaattatatggCCGTCATAAACAAACTTCACGTATGGAAACAACGATGAAATTCTCGCAGGCACAACATGCATGTCTTTTTGCAACTGATATTGTTGCAAGAGGATTGGATTTTCCTGCTATTGACTGGGTTGTTCAAATTGATTGCCCTGAAGATGCGGCAACATATGTTCATAGAGTTGGACGTGCAGCTCGTTTTGGACGTGCTGGTAAGTCACTTATGATGTTATTACCATCGGAAGAGAATGGTATGTTGAAAAGATtgaacaataataaaattgagCTCAAATTTATGAATATCAAGcaaaagaacaaaaagACTATTCGACCACAATTGCAATCATTGTGTTTTCAAGATCCTATGATTAAGAATTTAGGTCAAAGAGCTTTCATTTCATACTTCAGATCTGTCTATGTACAAAAAGATAAggatattttcaaaattgacGAGTTGCCTTCCGATAAATTTGCTAGATCGTTAGGGTTGCCAGGTGCCCCAAAAATCAAGTTTAAAGGTGGATCAGacaataaagaaaagaaaaacatGTCAAGACAATTAGCTGCGTTATCAAAGTCTAATAACGAGGGAGATGTAGTcccagaagaagataaaaagGTTAGAACCAAGTATGATCGTATgtttgaaagaaagaatCAAACCATCTTGTCTGaccattatttgaatttgactGGTAGTAAGGCTGATACTGCAGAAAAGAGtgacgacgacgacgagGATTTTATGGCTGTCAAACGTCAAGATCACGAGTTGAGAGATGATGAGTTACCTGATTTATCTATCCCAGTTTCAAAAAGACTGGCCAAGAAAGCGCTCTCTAAAAAGGCTTCTGTTGCAGGTAAAGGAAATgctaataaattgaagtttGATGACGATGGAGTAGCGCATGCAATTTACgaattagaagatgaagaagatttcaAGAAGCAAGGTGATGCTAGGGTCCAAAAAGATACATTTTTGAACAAGGAAACTGAGTTGATGAACAATGcagatattgaagataaattgaCTGCTAAAGAGAAGAGgcaagaaaagaagagaaagagaaaggaAATGGAAAAGAATATGAGACAAGAAagtgacgatgaagatgagaATATTCAAACTGTAGTTTCTATTGGCggtgatgatattgatttagatcGCGATTTGGAACATTCTAGTGCAGATGAAGACGTTCCAGAACCTAAGAAACCAAAATGGTTTGACAATGATAAGAATGTCAATAAGGATGAAGACGATGGAGTTGTTGAATATGATGAGCCACAAACattagaagatttggaaGCATTGACTTCGAAATTATTAGAGCATTAATTTATGTATATAACATGTATAGcattaataagaaaattaataacCACGTAACAAAGTAGTAgcatatttttattttgtgATCAAGCTTATAGAAGAAAACCTTAACATCTACACACTGGCATGATACCGATTTAAAatgattttttgaaatatttataatgaaaaataatatacaatgtatttaattaaatGCTCAATGGATCGCTGGTGttccaataattttacCATCTGCTTGACCGAAACGGTACAATTTCCCTTTGATTTTCTCACCATCTTCATTCATCATTTCAACGTCTTCCGTATTATCGGTTTCGTTCATTTCAAGCATTATAACTTCTTGCAAGAAATGGGCAGCAGAACCTTGAGAAACTGCAaggttattattattacccAAATTGATTGAGATTTTACCGGATTTATGAATGTTTAAATGCCCAATCTGACCACGCAATGGTGTAACATTGGATGCAAAGTTAGTCACTTTGCCTTCATCCTCCACAGTATGCTGTTCAGTGGTAGATTCCTGATTGTAATATTCGGGTAAAACGGTTGGTAAGTGGAATAAAGTATAGTTGTTGTTTCCCGTCTTGTTATCATTAGAATCGGTACTTAACCCATCGAGTTTGTCTGTCACCAAGTCCAAAATAGCTTGATGGTCGCTTACTATCTTAGTTTTTTCTTCCTTATTTAATACATCAACTGTTTCCGTGATTTTTGTTTCAAGGTGGGCCTTATGTTCTTTTACTTGCTCTAATTTAGCCTCAATTGGTTCATCCTTGACTGGCGAAGGCTCTGTCTCgaattcttcattagattCGGGTTCTATAGATGCATCCTTCGACTGTAAAGGTGTAATTACGGTATCAGCTATGTATTCATCTCTCTCTGGCCTAACTGGAAATAAAATCGTCTCCTCATCCGCAAATCTGTATTCTTTGTTCATGTCAATCTTTGTAGGATCTTCCTCATCCGACTCATAATAATCCCTGGAAGGGGTAGGCGACTTTGATTTCGGTTTCAGGTCTTTTAACTTCAAACTTTGCAAAAATTCGGGCGTAGGTGATACCGAATTATACGATTTATCTCTGGTCAAACCTAACTTAGATCCATTGACATTACCTATAGATACTGATCCCGAAGCCAAAGGTCCTGCAGACACCAAATGTGTTCCACTATAATTTCCACGGCCTCCACGCTTACTGTGACCTCCTCTACTTGACGTATGATCTCTTCCTGAAGGCTTATAATCTCcattttcttgtttgaTTTGAGGTGCTTCCTTTGCTCTCTCTTCTTTAGTTTTTCTAGCCACAACCTTTGGCTTAAACCTTAAGGAAGGCTTGGGACTAGAGGATGGTTTTTTGGAATTCAATGACTCCAATCTATTAGACATTCCGGCGTGGTATCCTTATCTAGAGTAGTTAATAGATCTTTTCAACGGTACTATTGCATAAACTTTTCACTTCTTTGACGTTACACAAAATTTAGTagcaaaaaaaattcaagcCGCATAATTTTTTGGTTAGGTATTTTAGCGATGAGTATATCAAAAGAACTATTCCTTCAATACATAGCATATAATTCGTGATGGCTAGGTCGAGAAAATCCAAGGTTCACGAAGATGTGGATTTAGATGAAGTAGATGCATTTGATGCAAATAAAGAGAAGATATTGTTAAATGAAGCCGGGAATTACAGGCCAAGAAACGGTGGACATGAGGACGAATCATCGGATGAAGAAGTTATGGAATTAGGTGAAGAAAGCGAAGGATCTGATTCAGAAGATCCCGAGGAGGCTAA comes from the Debaryomyces hansenii CBS767 chromosome B complete sequence genome and includes:
- a CDS encoding DEHA2B03322p (similar to uniprot|P20448 Saccharomyces cerevisiae YJL033w HCA4 putative nucleolar DEAD box RNA helicase), with the protein product MGKKQNNRKVVKSQRKSHREKEEETLAKLQERIDAYDPVVDEKSISQFSDLPISEETARGLKEASFASLTDIQKKTIPISLKGEDVMGTAKTGSGKTLAFLIPTIESLIRNKITEYDGLAALIISPTRELAVQIFEVLVKIGKHNNFSAGLVTGGKDVKYEKERVSKMNILVGTPGRISQHLNESVGMETSNLQVLVLDEADRCLDMGFKKQIDNILGHLPPTRQTLLFSATQSDSVKDLARLSLANPKRVGISSDQELSATPESLEQYYIKIPLDEKLDVLWSFIKSHLKSKILVFFSSSKQVQYAYETFRTLQPGISLLKLYGRHKQTSRMETTMKFSQAQHACLFATDIVARGLDFPAIDWVVQIDCPEDAATYVHRVGRAARFGRAGKSLMMLLPSEENGMLKRLNNNKIELKFMNIKQKNKKTIRPQLQSLCFQDPMIKNLGQRAFISYFRSVYVQKDKDIFKIDELPSDKFARSLGLPGAPKIKFKGGSDNKEKKNMSRQLAALSKSNNEGDVVPEEDKKVRTKYDRMFERKNQTILSDHYLNLTGSKADTAEKSDDDDEDFMAVKRQDHELRDDELPDLSIPVSKRSAKKALSKKASVAGKGNANKLKFDDDGVAHAIYELEDEEDFKKQGDARVQKDTFLNKETELMNNADIEDKLTAKEKRQEKKRKRKEMEKNMRQESDDEDENIQTVVSIGGDDIDLDRDLEHSSADEDVPEPKKPKWFDNDKNVNKDEDDGVVEYDEPQTLEDLEALTSKLLEH
- a CDS encoding DEHA2B03300p (weakly similar to uniprot|P34162 Saccharomyces cerevisiae YHR041c SRB2 RNA polymerase II holoenzyme/mediator subunit) translates to MVSALILIQKATPETIVQFHDQLSNELPTLKGKWSFSFKIFRNNPYSIAPELAETSVTSSESKFLYTLAPSYLVGSCISLINKNSACVFSNVIEEESAEISNGSEFSIPDSHLHQGATTGLNDTFDFFVNQKMQSLWTQKQNIKGDGGQIYELENGSLIIRTSNVFLHGIFKGLLIQIEVENESSEHETSSLSEPFERVLSKYNIPRGKMSCNVLDSKLLDKYGDLCLQYSEILNF
- a CDS encoding DEHA2B03344p (weakly similar to uniprot|P25441 Saccharomyces cerevisiae YDL150w RPC53 RNA polymerase III subunit C53), with protein sequence MSNRLESLNSKKPSSSPKPSLRFKPKVVARKTKEERAKEAPQIKQENGDYKPSGRDHTSSRGGHSKRGGRGNYSGTHLVSAGPLASGSVSIGNVNGSKLGLTRDKSYNSVSPTPEFLQSLKLKDSKPKSKSPTPSRDYYESDEEDPTKIDMNKEYRFADEETILFPVRPERDEYIADTVITPLQSKDASIEPESNEEFETEPSPVKDEPIEAKLEQVKEHKAHLETKITETVDVLNKEEKTKIVSDHQAILDLVTDKLDGLSTDSNDNKTGNNNYTLFHLPTVLPEYYNQESTTEQHTVEDEGKVTNFASNVTPLRGQIGHLNIHKSGKISINLGNNNNLAVSQGSAAHFLQEVIMLEMNETDNTEDVEMMNEDGEKIKGKLYRFGQADGKIIGTPAIH